The sequence TCATGTTAATTAAATATATATTGGATAGGGTAATTTTGCTGTTTGTTTGTGTTTAGCTATTGTGGGGTAAAATGCAATTTTTACGAATTTTAGTTTTTTACTATATCTTATAATGAGAGATTTTGCTTTTCATCTAGGGCAAGACTTTAAAATCTTATTTAAAGTAAGCGGCGAGTTGATGGATTTAAATGAAATAAACCGTTAAAACACTGATAAGACATTTAACAATTGCCGGTTGAACTATGTTTATAATCTAATTGGCAGTATAAAAATTGATCCTATCAATTTATTATTAAATATTTTGAAATATAAAATTAAGCTATATATCTAAGATGGCACAAAATTTATTTTGGCTTCATTTTAAAAGGTACTTTTGTCCAACAACATCAAGGCTGAGATTATGAGCCAAGATTTAAGCATTGTTCTTATATTATTGGCTCTTGCAGTTGTTATGTTTGCGCTTAATAAGCCACGCATGGATGCTGTTGCGCTTATTATGATTGGCGCCTTGCCATTAAGTGGCATTTTAACCGTCAACGAGGCGCTATCAGGCTTTTCAGATCCCGCCGTTATTCTTATTGCCTTGCTTTTTGTGATTGGTGAAGCATTAGCGCGCACGGGCATAGTGCAATATATTGGCGATTGGTTGCTGAAGAAATCAAACTCCAATGAAAATCAATTGCTAATATTTTTAATGGTGGCTGTGGCAGGTGTTGGCGCTTTTATGAGCTCAACTGGTGTTGTTGCCATTTTTATTCCGGTTGTTTTGCGTATTGCTAAACAAACCCATATAGCCGCTGGCCGCTTGATGATGCCGCTAAGCTATGCAGCTTTATTAAGCGGTATGCTCACCCTTGTTGCCACACCACCTAATCTTGTCGTCCAAAGCGAACTTGTTCGCCATAACCTTCCTACTTTTAGTTTCTTTTCTTTTACGCCTTTTGGCTTGCCGCTTTTAATCCTTGCCATTTTATATATGTTTGTTATCCGTAAATTTTTAGGAACAGAGCAAAAGCCAAAATCAACCTATCAACGCCCGCATATTGCTGATTGGGTTGAGGAGTATCAGCTTTATCAACGTGAAGCACGTATAAAAATTTTAAAAAACTCGCCACTTATTCGTAAAACATTGGAAGAGCTCGATTTACGCCAAGCCAATGGTGTTAATATTTTGGCAATTGAACGCACCTCCGGTCTTACCAAAAAACTAGTAACACCGCGCCCAGATACGCTTTTATTACAAGATGATATTTTGCTGCTTGATGTGGTCAATATGCCGGAAAGTGAAACGGTAGCCAGTCTTTGTGGTGCCTATAAGCTTGAACAAATGCGTCTTGCTAGTGGTTATTTTGCCGATAGTACCCAACAACTTGGCATGGCGCAAATTATGATACCAGCAAGCTCGGCTTTAATCAATGAAACTGCAGCCAGCGTTAAATTTAGAAAGCGTTTTGATCTTTCCATTGTTGGCATGAAACGCGCCAACAAAGCTGTAAGTGATAGTGTTGCCGATATGCCGTTTAAAATGGGCGATATTTTATTAGTTATCGGACCATGGCGCAATATTCGCCGCCTTGCGAATTACGGCAATGATATTGTTGTTTTGGATTTACCTGAAGAAATTGATGATGCAACCCCAGCACCTACCCGTGCGCCTTATGCGCTTATCGGTCTTGGTGTGATGATTGTTTTAATGGTTAGCGGTATTATCCCCAATGTGTTGGCAGCCTTATTGGTTTGTCTATTTTTGGGGTTAACACGGTGTATTGATTTTGATGCCGCCTATCGCTCAATTCACTGGCAAAGTCTTGTTTTAATTGCAGGCATGTTGCCTTTCTCACTCGCTTTACAAAAAACTGGCGGTATTACTTTAGCAACCGATTTTGTGCTTTCTCTTGCCGGGCAAAGCGAACCAAGGGTGTTACTAGCAAGCTTATTTATTGTTACAGCTATATTGGGGCTGTTTATATCGAATACAGCAACCGCCGTTCTTATGGCACCTGTTGCCATTAGCCTTGCTCAGCAAATGGGTGTGTCGCCCTTGCCCTTTGCTATGACGGTTGCTCTTGCTGCTTCCACCGCCTTTATAACGCCCGTATCATCACCAGTAAATGCTTTGGTGCAAGGGCCAGGTAATTTCCGCTTTATTGACTTTGTAAAATTTGGCGTGCCTTTTTCATTATTAACAATGTTGGTAACCCTTATCCTTGTGCCAATATTATTGCCATTTTAGCCAAAATTTTAGCTCTATGCAAAAAGACAAGAGTAAACCATGCATTGGACGATAAGCCGCAAAGACCTATACGATATTGATGATAGCCTTGATTTGGGTGCCCTTTATTTTGGATTACAAAACGGCTTTATTGGGGTTAAAGACCTAAGGGCTTATATTATTCAAAGCCTTAATGAAAAAAGTGAAAATATACTTTACGATCTCATAGCGCAAGATCATGATTTTAATTTTGTTGCTAGTCTCAAAAAGCTAATACCCAATTATAATGAACTACTAGCAAAAAAATGTTGGATATATATTTTTCTAAAATACTTATTGAAATATGAGACGATGTTTGATGATCCTTATCAAGAAATAGAAAGCTTTTCCGCCAATTTAGATTATCCGCAAATATTAAGTCCGCTCATCCGCTATACGCCATTGCCAGAAGGTGCGATTGGCGGCATTGAAGAAATGAAGAAATATTGGCAAAACCTTATCTGCGAGCTTGAAGATCAAAACTTTAACCTGACGCGCATATAGTGACAAAATGGGTTTAAACCAACAACACTCAAAATTGTAACAAATCCGGCATTTTCTGCGTTGTGTTTATGTCTTGCTCTGATATAACCAATTCATCGGTATAGCAGCCTATCAACAGAATATGATGGGGCTTTCGCTTTGTTTTCTTAAATTTTTTCTTGAAACAAAGCATTTTAAAAGGCAAATTATTGCAATATTTTTGCAGATGAAACTAAATATAGTTTTAAAAAACACTATATTTATCATAAAGCGGAAAAATCATTTTTCGCCCAAGGAGGCATTAAAGAGAATGAAAGAGGATAATCAATCGACCATGCACTTGCCTGACATTACTGTGTCTGCCCGTGATGTATTCGGCATTGATACAGATATGCAAGTGCCAGCATTTTCACAAGGCAATGATTATGTGCCACAGAGTGATCCTGATTATCTTTTCGATCGCCAAACAACTCTTGCCATTCTAGCCGGTTTTGCCTTTAATCGCCGTGTTATGGTTTCTGGCTATCACGGTACTGGTAAATCCACCCATATTGAGCAAGTTGCTGCCCGCCTTAATTGGCCCTGCGTGCGTATTAATCTAGATAGCCATGTCAGCCGTATTGACCTTGTTGGTAAGGATGCCATTGTTGTTAAAGATGGCAAACAAATAACCGAGTTTAAAGATGGCATCTTACCTTGGGCATACCAGCATAATGTTGCCTTGGTTTTTGATGAATATGATGCAGGTCGCCCTGATGTGATGTTTGTTATCCAACGTGTGCTTGAATCCTCTGGCCGCTTGACCTTGCTTGATCAAAGCCGCGTCATTGCCCCTCATCCAGCATTTCGACTTTTTGCAACGGCAAATACTGTTGGGCTTGGCGATACAACCGGTCTTTATCACGGTACGCAGCAAATCAATCAGGCGCAAATGGATCGTTGGTCAATCGTCACCACCTTGAATTATTTGCCCCATGATAATGAAGTGGCAATTGTTCTTGCAAAGGCGAAACATTTCAAAACCCAAGCCGATGGCCGCGATATTATCAGCCGCATGGTGCGCGTTGCTGATCTCACCCGCCAAGCCTTTATTAATGGCGATTTATCAACAGTAATGAGCCCAAGAACGGTTATTACTTGGGCAGAAAACGCTGAAATTTTCAAAGATATTGGTTTTGCTTTCCGCCTTACCTTCTTAAATAAATGTGATGAACTTGAACGCTCAATTGTTGCAGAGTTCTATCAACGTGCCTTTGGCGAAGATCTTCCAGACTCGATCGTCAATACCGTTTTTGCATAAAACAGTGACAGGCAAAGGGGCTTGTTAAATCAAGCTCCTTAAGATTTTTAGCTTTATAAGCCTTTGTTTAAGAATAGAGAAAAGCGCAGAACCATGGCAGCACAACCGGGAGATAATAGCCGCGACAATAGGACAAAACCTGTTGATAGTGAGCCATTCAAGCGTGCGATTAGCGCAACAATGCGTGCTGTTGCCGCCGACCGTGAACTTAATGTGACCTTCACCAATGATCGCCCTTCATTAAGTGGCGACACTGCGCGGCTGCCAGATTTATCCCGCCGCCCAACAATGCGTGATATTGCCGTTACACGTGGCCTTGGTGACTCTATGTCCTTGCGCAAAGCTTGGCATAATGCTTCCATTCATGCAAAATTAGCCCCTGAAGGTAATGATGCTCGCGCTATTTATGACGCGGTTGAACAAGCCCGTATTGAATCCATCGGCGCGCGAATGATGGATGGCATGGCAGATAATCTTGATGCTATGCTTGGCGAGCGTTATGCGCGGGCTAATTACAAAGATATTGAATCCCAAGATGATGCGCCGCTTGCTGAAGCGCTTTCTTTGATGGTGCGTGAAAAATTAACTGGTCGCAAAGCCCCTGTTGAAGCTGGCTCATTGGTTGATCTATGGCGCGACTGGGTGGAGGCGCGTGCCGGTAAAAACCTTGAAAATTTAACCGATAAGCTCAACGATCAAAATGCTTTTGCGCGTGCTATCCGTGATATGCTAACCGCAATGGAGCTTGGTGAAGAATTACGCGATGATCCAAATCCTGAAGAAGATGGCGATGAGGAAGATCAAAGCCAATCAGACGAGAATCAAGAAGGCGAAGCCGATAATCCTGAAAATGCCGAAAGTGGTGAAAGCGAAAATGCCGAACAAGGCTCGGAAGAGACCGAAGACGGCGAAATGGAAGCTGCTGATTATTCTGATGAACAAGCATCGGAAACTGAAGATCTTGATTCTGAAATGCAACCAGGTGAAACAAGGCGTCCACAAAATGCTTTGGCTGATCTTGAGCATTTGGGCGATTATAAGGTTTTCACGCGCGAATTTGATGAAACGGTGGAAGCCAATGAGCTTTGCGATGAGGAAGAGCTTGATAAGTTACGCGCCCATTTAGACAAGCAATTGGCCAATTTGCAAGGGGTGGTTGGCAGACTTGCCAACCGCTTGCAACGGCGCTTAATGGCCGCACAAAACCGTTCATGGGATTTTGATCTTGAAGAAGGTTATCTTGATACAGCACGCTTGACCCGCTTGGTTATTGATCCTGCCCAACCGCTTTCTTTCAAGCGTGAGCGTGATACAGAGTTTCGCGATACGGTTGTCACCCTGCTCTTGGATAATTCTGGTTCCATGCGCGGTCGTCCAATTACGGTTGCTGCAACCTGTACGGATATTCTTGCTCGCACCTTAGAGCGGTGCGGCGTTAAAGTTGAAATATTGGGCTTTACCACCAAAGCATGGCGTGGCGGCCAGTCACGCGAAGCATGGTTACAACGCGGCAAGCCAGCAAATCCGGGTCGCTTAAATGATTTGCGCCACATCATCTATAAAAGCGCTGATACACCTTGGCGCCGTGCAAGGCGCAATCTCGGCTTGATGATGCGTGAAGGCTTGCTCAAAGAAAATATTGATGGTGAAGCACTTGTTTGGGCGCATCAACGTTTATTGGCACGCAGTGAACATAGACGCATTTTAATGATGATTTCTGATGGTGCACCTGTTGACGATTCAACCCTTTCGGTTAATCCGGGTAATTTTTTAGAAAAACATTTGCGCGGTGTGATTGAAGAGATTGAAACACGCTCGCCTATCGAGCTTATCGCCATTGGTATCGGACATGATGTGACGCGTTACTATCGCCGTGCTGTTACTATTGTTGATGCAGAAGAGCTTGCTGGTGCAATTACCGAGCAATTAGCAGCATTATTTGATGAAAATGGCGATAAAAAACGTAGCAAACGCTAATAGCAATTGATCTTTATAAACCAGTACTAACCTAAGAATAATGCTAAAACATCTGAAGGTTTATATTTTATATATTTAAAATATAGATTAAGCAGATGTTTGGCATCATATCTAAAATAAAGCATTTATAAGATCACTAAATCTCACCAGCTTTATAGCGATAATAGGTCGCAAATTCCTCATCACTAATATCTATATGCATATTAAAAGCCATAGATTTTTCCTCCGCTGCATCTGAATATTCTTCAGCCCATAAAACTTCGCCCTCAACAACCCCTTCAATAAAGCAAGAAAGTGTAATAGCTGCATTTTTAAAATAAATTTGCTGATCATCAATATAAGGAAATTCACCCAGTTCTTTTATTAATCTATCTACAACATTTTTAGGATCATCTTTAAAAATATTGATGTCTTTATAATAAATATCAATAGATTTATCATTAGCGCCAATTTCGACTAACTTATTATCTTTATAGCAAGCAAAAATGCAGTTACCGTAATAATAAGTGATTAAAGTATAATCAAAGTTCTTCATTGCAACTAATATGCTCTCATAACGTTTCCTTTGATCCAAATCTTTTGCTTTTTTTATTTGTTCTTCCCAATAAGAACGATCACCCGTTCGATCAATACTGCGAAAACTACCATAGACCTCTTGTAAGGCAAAATTATCTTCCGAAGCGCTATTAAACCTTAAAGATCCCAAGCCTATCAGGGGTTGAATCGTATAATCATGTTTTGACATTCACCATCTCCCGCAAAACCAATTTTGTCTGATTCCAACAACTATATAATGTTAGGTAAAAATTATATCAAAATCATAATATTTCAAAGTTGAAGTTATATAAATATGATAATAATCTAGTATTCGTACAAATTTTATTGTTATCTAAAATATTAGCAAAAATTTTTAAATTTAAGGAAGTCTTATGCGGAAAAATTTTAATAGTTTTAATGTCTTTTTTACATCATTAATATTTATGCTTGCTATCATAATTTTCAATGATTTTTCGACATTGTTTTATTCTTATTATAGTGGTGGCACGGATGGCTTTAGGCAATTGATAGAAACAATAGCTGCGTTTGTGGTGGCAATAGCCATTATATCCGGCTCAGCTGCACTTTCTTTCAAGAAATTTAAATTAATTAAAATAACATACGTCATCATTGGCTTTATGATCCAATTCGCTTTAATTTTAGCCATTGCCAAGTTAGGACTAATCCACGTCACAACTCCGCCAGAGGCCATGACTTTTGGCACAATTGAAACCCCAATGTCATTTTTTTTGAAATGCCAGCGTAATGTACTTATAGCAACGATTGCGGTGATAATTATTTTGAAATGGCTGTTTGATAAGGATTTTAAAAAATTATTTATTATTGATAAAGAAAAAGCAGATTTTGTTTATTATGCACTATTTTTCTTTCTTTTTATTATTGTCAATGCCTGTTTCAGCTTTGCAACCCAAATGCTATCTCACATAGCTTATAATCAGATAGGATATATGCGTATTCAGGATTTATCGATTAAAGTTCTCATTGACACATTAAGTGATATGAGTGTTATATTTATCGGTTTGGCAGTTATCTTTATTTTAAATTATAAAAAGCAATTGTCATTTAAAAACTTTATGTATTTGGCTACTTTGGTTAACTTGGTCACGATAATTTGGCTTTTTGTTTCTTATTTAGGTCATAACCCAAATGCGGTAATGGATGTAGTTTATGCTCTATCAACCATCATTCACGTGGCAGCTGTTACTTTTATTTATACGTCAAGCCAACTGCTTTGCCTTTGGATCGTAATTAATATTTTGAATAAATATTATCCAAAAATAGGCCATTTGGATTAAAATTCAATGATGTAGCAGCTGCAAATCGGGGTATCTTAAAGATGAGATCAACCTTACAAAAAATTCAAATCACATTGGTTATCAGCGCAAGTCTTTTAACCATTATCGGTCTAGTGATAAAAAGTAATTTTGGACAAGAAAGACCTCATCAAATTGCTTTTGATTATGATAAGCAGTCAACACCGCGATCAGATCGTCTCTTTCGTGATTATGGTGAGCCCGTCTATCATTTGGCGCAAAAAATAGAACGTGAACAAACAATTAACCAAAGTGATCTGGCGGCGCTTCCACCCAACGGAATAAATCAACGTTATGGAGATGAAACCACATTGCTTTTTCATGCCATGGCACAACATAACGTTCAAGCAATTGACTTACTTATCGGCAATGGCGCTGATTATACCATGGCGAAAAGACCGCTATTAAATAGTGAACCGGAATTTATTAGTGCTTTGGACTCATTTGGCGGCAATGACCAAGCTGCAGATCGTATATACCGAACCAAACTTATTGAAATTTACTTAAAACATGGTGGCGATCCTAACTTTAGATTTAGACAGGCTAATGATAGACCATTGGTGATGATGGTTGCCCTTGCGCAGAATTATGATGGTGTTCACATTTTAGTGGAAGCTGGTGCGAATATCTGGGCTCGCAATGATAGAGGCATAAATCTCGTTGGGCAGTTAGGTCTATCAATAACTGGTTACGAAGAATTATCTAAGCTCATTGACGAAGGATATTTAGACAATATTCAAATGAATGATATTGTCGACGCAATGGCTTATATTTCAGCATATAAACAGCGCGGTGATGAACAAAGTAAAAATAGGCAAATATTAGCTATGAAGATATTGAAGCGCTATCCACAATATGAGGCAGACGAAAATACACAAGACATATTTGGTGGACCAATCCCTTGGGAGCAGATCAATAACCTATCTATACCAAAAAATCAGCAAACGAATAAGTGAACGCACATAGCAATTATGCTATTAAGTGGAAAGTTAAAGCCCGGCAGATAACTTATCTGCCGGGCCTAAAATTATTAAATCATTGAAAATCAAGCAATTTGTGCGCCTAATCGCTGGCAAAGATCATCGAGCTGCTCAAGCGTTTTATAAGAAATACGGATATCTCCACCTTTCTTATTATATTTAATATCCACCTTAAGCCCAAGACAGTCACCAATACGCCGCTCTAATGCCTTGGTGTCAGCATCTTTTTCAACCGGTATTTTAGCTGGCTTTTCTTCTTCTGGGCCTTTTGCTGCTAAAGCCTCCGCTTGACGCACTGATAAGCCTTCAGCAATAATCTTTTGTGCAAGGCTCAATGGATCAGATGCAGTAATAAGGCAACGTGCATGCCCAGCCGAAAGTAACCCATCATTAACCATTTGTTGTACTTCAGGTGGCAGTTTTAAAAGCCGCAAAGTATTGGCAACATGGCTGCGGCTTTTACCAATCACTTGGGCAAGATCAGCTTGAGTATAATCATGTTCGTCAATCAGTTGCTGATAACCCAGAGCTTCTTCCACTGGATTAAGGTCACTGCGCTGAACATTTTCAATAATAGCAAGCTCTAAAGCAGTGCGATCATCAACATCACGGACAATAACCGGCACACGTACAAGACCAGCACGCTGCGCTGCCCGCCAACGCCGTTCACCAGCAATCAATTCAAAATAATCGCCGCCTAATGGGCGCACAACAAGCGGCTGCACAATACCATGCTCACGAATAGATTGCGCGAGATCATCTAACTCGGCTTCAACAAATGTTCGGCGGGGATTACGGGGATTGCGCGATACCAATTCAATTGGCACCTGCTTTTCTGATGCAATCTGCGTAACCACTACTTCGGGCGAAGCCTGCGGGGCTTCAATATCGCCAATTAGCGCAGCAAGCCCACGCCCTAATCTTTTTTTTGATTTATCTTCACTCATATTAATTCCGTTTTCCGCAAGCTTATCTAAACTTAGAAAATAGTTTGCCAAATAATTACAATAATACTAAATGGCAAAAACCAATGTTCCATAAATTATAAATCACGCGATTTATGCATTTTCGTAACGCAAACGCCGTTCTCGTTGAATAACTTCTGACGCCAATTGCAAATAGGCTTGGCTACCCGCACATTTCAAATCATATAGCAGCGCCGGCTTACCAAAGCTTGGTGCTTCAGATACGCGCACATTACGAGGAATGACAGTACGATATACCTTTTCACCCATAAAAGAACGTACATCGTCCACAACTTGATTAGCAAGATTATTACGCCCATCATACATGGTAAGGACAATACCTTGTATAGTAAGATGCGGATTAAGGCTTGAACGAACCTGCTTAATTGTTTCTAACAACTGGCTTAAACCTTCCAATGCCAAAAACTCACATTGCAGTGGTACAAGAACAGAATCCGAAGCACCCATGGCATTTAAAGTTAAAAGATTGAAAGATGGCGGGCAATCAATAAGAATGTAAGAAAACTTATGTTTAACTCTTGGGTCATCACGTAAAGCCAAACGTAAACGATGAGAACGGTCCGCGCGCGCTGCTATTTCCATTTCAACCCCTAGCAAATCAAGGGTCGATGGCACGATGGAAAGGTTTGGAACATCGGTAGCAAGCGCAGCATCAACGACTGAAACACCCTCAATCACCACATCATAAGACGACAAGCGACGGTTATTACGGTCAATACCAAGTCCGGTACTCGCATTTCCTTGTGGATCAATGTCCAATACTAAGACTTTTTCGCCGATAGCAGCCAAAGCAGTAGCAAGGTTAATCGCTGTGGTTGTTTTACCAACGCCACCCTTTTGGTTAGCTATTGCAATAATACGTACCTGATCACTCATGTTACGCTTCCTTTGTTAACGGAAAAAGATTGGAGATCTTCAAAATAACCGAATCCTTATCGATTACACTTTGGAAAACCTCAACATCGAAAGACCATAAAAGCTGCGCTTCTAAGATCTCATCCTTATAATTTTTACCCTTTTGAAAAAGAGCATAAGTACTAGCTTTAGCAAGCCAGTTTTGACATAGACCAAATAATTCGGTCAGCGAAGCTAAAGCGCGCGCCGAAATAATATCTGGTGCTTGTTGAACTAAGCTACTATTTTCAATGCGATCATTATATACTTTGGCAGGCAGATCGAGATGCGCAATTGCGGTATTTAAAAATGCGCATTTTTTACTATTACTCTCGATAAGGCAGATTTCGCCTTGCCCTTGCTGTTTCATCAATATTGCAAGAATGATGCCGGGAAAGCCGCCGCCAGATCCTATATCAAACCATTGATTGGCGCCAAGCCCATATTGGTAAAGCTGAACACTATCAAGTATATGGCGCTGCC comes from Bartonella sp. HY038 and encodes:
- a CDS encoding SLC13 family permease produces the protein MSQDLSIVLILLALAVVMFALNKPRMDAVALIMIGALPLSGILTVNEALSGFSDPAVILIALLFVIGEALARTGIVQYIGDWLLKKSNSNENQLLIFLMVAVAGVGAFMSSTGVVAIFIPVVLRIAKQTHIAAGRLMMPLSYAALLSGMLTLVATPPNLVVQSELVRHNLPTFSFFSFTPFGLPLLILAILYMFVIRKFLGTEQKPKSTYQRPHIADWVEEYQLYQREARIKILKNSPLIRKTLEELDLRQANGVNILAIERTSGLTKKLVTPRPDTLLLQDDILLLDVVNMPESETVASLCGAYKLEQMRLASGYFADSTQQLGMAQIMIPASSALINETAASVKFRKRFDLSIVGMKRANKAVSDSVADMPFKMGDILLVIGPWRNIRRLANYGNDIVVLDLPEEIDDATPAPTRAPYALIGLGVMIVLMVSGIIPNVLAALLVCLFLGLTRCIDFDAAYRSIHWQSLVLIAGMLPFSLALQKTGGITLATDFVLSLAGQSEPRVLLASLFIVTAILGLFISNTATAVLMAPVAISLAQQMGVSPLPFAMTVALAASTAFITPVSSPVNALVQGPGNFRFIDFVKFGVPFSLLTMLVTLILVPILLPF
- a CDS encoding DUF2247 family protein, with amino-acid sequence MHWTISRKDLYDIDDSLDLGALYFGLQNGFIGVKDLRAYIIQSLNEKSENILYDLIAQDHDFNFVASLKKLIPNYNELLAKKCWIYIFLKYLLKYETMFDDPYQEIESFSANLDYPQILSPLIRYTPLPEGAIGGIEEMKKYWQNLICELEDQNFNLTRI
- the cobS gene encoding cobaltochelatase subunit CobS, with the protein product MKEDNQSTMHLPDITVSARDVFGIDTDMQVPAFSQGNDYVPQSDPDYLFDRQTTLAILAGFAFNRRVMVSGYHGTGKSTHIEQVAARLNWPCVRINLDSHVSRIDLVGKDAIVVKDGKQITEFKDGILPWAYQHNVALVFDEYDAGRPDVMFVIQRVLESSGRLTLLDQSRVIAPHPAFRLFATANTVGLGDTTGLYHGTQQINQAQMDRWSIVTTLNYLPHDNEVAIVLAKAKHFKTQADGRDIISRMVRVADLTRQAFINGDLSTVMSPRTVITWAENAEIFKDIGFAFRLTFLNKCDELERSIVAEFYQRAFGEDLPDSIVNTVFA
- the cobT gene encoding cobaltochelatase subunit CobT — its product is MAAQPGDNSRDNRTKPVDSEPFKRAISATMRAVAADRELNVTFTNDRPSLSGDTARLPDLSRRPTMRDIAVTRGLGDSMSLRKAWHNASIHAKLAPEGNDARAIYDAVEQARIESIGARMMDGMADNLDAMLGERYARANYKDIESQDDAPLAEALSLMVREKLTGRKAPVEAGSLVDLWRDWVEARAGKNLENLTDKLNDQNAFARAIRDMLTAMELGEELRDDPNPEEDGDEEDQSQSDENQEGEADNPENAESGESENAEQGSEETEDGEMEAADYSDEQASETEDLDSEMQPGETRRPQNALADLEHLGDYKVFTREFDETVEANELCDEEELDKLRAHLDKQLANLQGVVGRLANRLQRRLMAAQNRSWDFDLEEGYLDTARLTRLVIDPAQPLSFKRERDTEFRDTVVTLLLDNSGSMRGRPITVAATCTDILARTLERCGVKVEILGFTTKAWRGGQSREAWLQRGKPANPGRLNDLRHIIYKSADTPWRRARRNLGLMMREGLLKENIDGEALVWAHQRLLARSEHRRILMMISDGAPVDDSTLSVNPGNFLEKHLRGVIEEIETRSPIELIAIGIGHDVTRYYRRAVTIVDAEELAGAITEQLAALFDENGDKKRSKR
- a CDS encoding ParB/RepB/Spo0J family partition protein, coding for MSEDKSKKRLGRGLAALIGDIEAPQASPEVVVTQIASEKQVPIELVSRNPRNPRRTFVEAELDDLAQSIREHGIVQPLVVRPLGGDYFELIAGERRWRAAQRAGLVRVPVIVRDVDDRTALELAIIENVQRSDLNPVEEALGYQQLIDEHDYTQADLAQVIGKSRSHVANTLRLLKLPPEVQQMVNDGLLSAGHARCLITASDPLSLAQKIIAEGLSVRQAEALAAKGPEEEKPAKIPVEKDADTKALERRIGDCLGLKVDIKYNKKGGDIRISYKTLEQLDDLCQRLGAQIA
- a CDS encoding ParA family protein; amino-acid sequence: MSDQVRIIAIANQKGGVGKTTTAINLATALAAIGEKVLVLDIDPQGNASTGLGIDRNNRRLSSYDVVIEGVSVVDAALATDVPNLSIVPSTLDLLGVEMEIAARADRSHRLRLALRDDPRVKHKFSYILIDCPPSFNLLTLNAMGASDSVLVPLQCEFLALEGLSQLLETIKQVRSSLNPHLTIQGIVLTMYDGRNNLANQVVDDVRSFMGEKVYRTVIPRNVRVSEAPSFGKPALLYDLKCAGSQAYLQLASEVIQRERRLRYENA
- the rsmG gene encoding 16S rRNA (guanine(527)-N(7))-methyltransferase RsmG; the protein is MVDKFDQLKAISPDVSRETFDDLIAFEELVLKWQAKINLVANNAIGELWQRHILDSVQLYQYGLGANQWFDIGSGGGFPGIILAILMKQQGQGEICLIESNSKKCAFLNTAIAHLDLPAKVYNDRIENSSLVQQAPDIISARALASLTELFGLCQNWLAKASTYALFQKGKNYKDEILEAQLLWSFDVEVFQSVIDKDSVILKISNLFPLTKEA